From one Methanobacteriaceae archaeon genomic stretch:
- a CDS encoding ATP-binding protein: MPHQDYYHNERIQNLFNILKEPKSLDEIDLGESFIQNLLLKLISSYGIIEVAKLRELTGLHFDILEECLSRLEKENFCYKSGGGFLFASVEFTIKKLGNLKAKKLLEEEPYMGIAPVSYDKYCEIMEAQLSDRFPTHIPENIIEHAFDGVIGVSNAKKILVESATSGQGFFISGAPGTGKTFLTSKMPKLMSPIVIPKFVEFSHNIIQIYDPDFHQLTSEQPEDPRWVKIYAPFIFTGSELTRKNLETHYNPQKGLYETSPIIKANGGVLLLDDLGRQKEDPNDILNRLIVPLENKKDVIYVKGTAAVLLTHFIPAMATNMDITIIDEAHLRRAPLYVFMGPPSSEEILTVFKNNLDELNEKYDDSALERFMNVYLPREEGGEDLKPTFAHARDIALIAQAIRVTRQEDIINADIIEEALKQHILIVMQRNSSSELQRSS, encoded by the coding sequence ATGCCTCACCAAGATTATTATCATAATGAAAGGATTCAGAATCTATTCAATATCCTTAAAGAACCAAAATCTCTGGATGAAATAGATTTAGGTGAGTCCTTTATTCAGAATTTACTTCTAAAATTAATTTCCAGTTACGGGATCATTGAAGTTGCTAAATTACGTGAATTGACTGGATTGCACTTTGATATTCTTGAGGAATGTCTGAGCAGACTTGAAAAAGAAAATTTTTGTTATAAATCCGGTGGAGGATTTCTTTTTGCCAGTGTAGAGTTTACTATAAAAAAATTAGGTAATTTAAAAGCAAAGAAACTCCTGGAAGAGGAACCCTATATGGGTATAGCTCCAGTGAGTTATGATAAATACTGTGAAATAATGGAAGCGCAATTGAGCGACCGTTTTCCCACGCACATACCAGAAAACATTATTGAACATGCCTTTGATGGTGTGATTGGAGTTTCAAATGCCAAAAAAATTTTGGTGGAATCTGCCACCAGTGGTCAGGGATTTTTTATCTCCGGTGCACCAGGAACTGGTAAAACATTCCTAACCAGTAAAATGCCCAAACTAATGTCACCCATTGTAATTCCTAAATTTGTGGAGTTCAGCCATAATATTATACAGATTTATGACCCTGATTTCCACCAATTGACTTCTGAACAACCTGAAGATCCTCGTTGGGTGAAAATATACGCTCCATTCATATTCACAGGGTCAGAACTAACCCGTAAAAATCTTGAAACCCATTACAACCCTCAGAAAGGACTATATGAAACTTCCCCCATTATCAAGGCCAATGGAGGGGTTTTACTTTTAGATGATCTGGGAAGGCAAAAGGAAGATCCCAATGATATTTTAAACAGGCTCATTGTTCCTCTTGAAAATAAAAAGGATGTGATTTATGTTAAAGGAACTGCTGCAGTCTTGCTCACCCATTTCATACCAGCCATGGCAACAAATATGGATATAACTATTATAGATGAAGCACATCTGCGTAGGGCACCCCTTTATGTTTTTATGGGACCGCCCAGTTCTGAAGAGATTTTAACTGTCTTTAAGAATAATCTTGATGAATTGAATGAAAAATATGATGATTCTGCTCTGGAAAGATTTATGAATGTTTATCTGCCACGTGAAGAAGGAGGTGAAGACTTAAAACCTACCTTTGCCCATGCACGTGACATTGCACTCATAGCCCAGGCTATCAGAGTAACCAGGCAGGAAGATATTATTAATGCCGATATAATTGAAGAAGCCCTTAAACAGCATATTTTAATTGTGATGCAGAGAAATTCCTCTTCT